From the Selenomonas timonae genome, one window contains:
- a CDS encoding ABC transporter ATP-binding protein produces MLRIEDIKKTFNPGTITEKKALSGITLHLQPGDFVTVIGGNGAGKSTLMNAIAGAISVDTGKISIAGEDITKWPEHRRAKFIGRVFQDPMMGTAARMMIEENLAIAARRGQTPTLRWGSTSEMRDVFREKLARLKLGLEDRLSSRVGLLSGGQRQALTLLMATLVKPNLLLLDEHTAALDPKTAAKVLELTQQIVAEDQLTTLMITHNMKDALRYGNRLIMLHEGRILFDVPQEKKEGLTTRDLLSMFEQAAGSELANDSLLLS; encoded by the coding sequence ATGCTGCGCATTGAGGATATCAAAAAGACGTTCAACCCGGGGACGATTACGGAGAAAAAGGCGCTCTCGGGCATCACGCTCCACCTGCAGCCCGGCGATTTCGTTACGGTGATCGGCGGCAACGGTGCGGGCAAGTCGACGCTGATGAATGCGATCGCGGGCGCAATCTCCGTGGACACGGGGAAGATCTCCATCGCGGGCGAGGACATTACGAAGTGGCCGGAGCACCGCCGTGCGAAGTTCATCGGGCGTGTCTTCCAAGATCCGATGATGGGGACGGCGGCGCGCATGATGATCGAGGAGAACCTCGCCATTGCCGCGCGGCGCGGGCAGACGCCGACGCTGCGCTGGGGCTCGACGAGCGAGATGCGCGATGTGTTCCGCGAGAAGCTGGCGCGTCTCAAGCTCGGTCTTGAGGATCGCCTCTCCTCGCGTGTGGGGCTGCTCTCGGGCGGACAGCGTCAGGCGCTGACGCTGCTCATGGCAACGCTTGTGAAGCCGAATCTGCTGCTCCTCGATGAGCATACGGCTGCGCTCGATCCCAAGACGGCGGCGAAGGTGCTTGAGCTGACACAGCAGATTGTTGCAGAGGATCAGCTCACGACGCTCATGATTACGCATAATATGAAGGACGCGCTGCGCTACGGCAACCGCCTCATCATGCTGCACGAGGGGCGCATTCTCTTCGATGTACCGCAGGAGAAGAAGGAGGGGCTCACGACGCGTGACCTTCTGTCGATGTTCGAGCAGGCGGCGGGCAGCGAGCTCGCTAATGATAGTCTACTCCTAAGCTAA
- a CDS encoding ABC transporter permease yields the protein MDLVIATAAQGVLWGLYALGVYLTYRVLDIADLTVEGSFPLGAAVAASMLVAGYTPLTAILAACAAGCISGVVTGFFCTKLKIPALLAGILTMIGLYSINLRVMGKANLPLLQQETLFTEWNIWGLDAATNILLIGTVVVVLAILLTYWFFGTELGTAIRATGANPHMIRANGVNTDVMIVLGLLLSNGMVAICGALVAQSNGFADVGMGTGTIVIGLASVIIGEVLFGTRSFKNWLISVVLGSVVYRAVIAIVLQLGMPPNDLKLFTAILVAIALSLPLIQSKYHAMKKGAE from the coding sequence ATGGATCTCGTCATTGCGACGGCGGCGCAGGGTGTCCTCTGGGGACTCTATGCACTCGGCGTCTATCTGACTTATCGCGTATTGGATATTGCCGATCTGACGGTCGAGGGCAGCTTCCCGCTGGGCGCTGCCGTCGCCGCGTCTATGCTCGTGGCGGGCTATACGCCGCTGACAGCGATTCTCGCTGCTTGCGCGGCGGGGTGTATCTCGGGCGTTGTCACGGGCTTTTTCTGCACGAAGCTCAAGATCCCCGCATTGCTTGCAGGTATCTTGACGATGATCGGGCTCTACTCCATCAATCTGCGCGTCATGGGCAAGGCGAATCTCCCGCTCCTGCAGCAGGAAACGCTGTTCACTGAGTGGAATATCTGGGGGCTGGATGCGGCGACGAATATCCTCCTCATCGGTACGGTTGTCGTTGTGCTTGCCATTCTCCTCACGTATTGGTTCTTTGGCACGGAGCTCGGAACTGCCATCCGTGCGACGGGGGCGAACCCGCATATGATCCGTGCAAACGGCGTCAATACGGATGTTATGATCGTTCTGGGACTTCTCCTGTCGAACGGCATGGTTGCCATCTGCGGGGCGCTCGTGGCGCAGAGCAACGGCTTTGCGGATGTCGGCATGGGCACGGGCACGATCGTCATCGGTCTCGCGTCGGTTATCATCGGCGAGGTGCTGTTCGGCACGCGCAGCTTCAAGAACTGGCTGATCTCTGTCGTGCTCGGCTCGGTCGTCTATCGCGCGGTCATTGCAATCGTTCTGCAGCTCGGCATGCCGCCGAATGATCTCAAGCTCTTTACGGCAATTCTCGTGGCAATCGCGCTCTCGCTGCCTCTCATCCAGTCGAAATACCACGCGATGAAGAAGGGAGCAGAGTAA
- a CDS encoding ATP-binding protein, which translates to MAANESKKIPRRIAQTLINALKGGVVPRIGLPYITVGRRSEIEALLSDVEMIEGGGASFRFIVGRYGSGKSFLLQTIRSYVMAKHFVVVDADLSPERRLQGSRGQGLATYRELIRNMATKTTPEGGALTLILDRWISRVQQEVAAEDGITADNPLFSAAVDRRIASIIYGLNDLVHGFDFTRLLTLYYHAYRDGDDDMRARVARWFRGEYTTKTEARHELGVNIIITDDDWYEYLKLFAAFLRQAGYAGMLILIDELVNIYKIPHAVTRQYNYEKILTMYNDAMQGRAQYLGMILCGTPACMEDTRRGVYSYEALRSRLAEGRFAGEHRDLLSPVIRLAPLTHEEMLVLIEKLAAIHAGLYEYEQIVTQDDLADFIRIEFGRIGADTHITPREVIRDFIQVLDIIYQNPALKLADLLGSDDFAYAANEVEGAEISAQFVEFEL; encoded by the coding sequence ATGGCAGCGAATGAGTCGAAGAAAATCCCGCGCCGCATTGCGCAGACGCTCATTAATGCGCTCAAGGGCGGCGTCGTGCCGCGCATTGGGCTCCCATATATCACGGTCGGACGGCGCAGCGAGATCGAGGCGCTGCTCTCCGATGTGGAGATGATCGAGGGCGGCGGGGCGTCCTTTCGCTTCATCGTCGGGCGCTACGGCAGCGGCAAGAGCTTTCTCTTGCAGACAATCCGCAGCTATGTTATGGCGAAGCATTTCGTTGTGGTGGACGCCGATCTCTCGCCGGAGCGCCGCTTGCAGGGGTCGCGCGGGCAGGGGTTGGCGACGTATCGCGAACTGATTCGCAACATGGCGACCAAGACGACGCCCGAGGGCGGTGCTCTCACGCTCATCCTCGATCGGTGGATCAGCCGCGTGCAGCAGGAAGTTGCGGCGGAGGATGGAATCACAGCGGATAATCCACTTTTTTCAGCGGCGGTGGATCGTCGGATTGCCTCCATCATCTACGGGCTGAACGATCTCGTGCACGGCTTTGATTTTACGCGGCTTCTGACACTCTACTATCATGCCTATCGGGACGGCGACGATGATATGCGCGCACGCGTCGCACGCTGGTTTCGCGGGGAGTATACGACAAAGACCGAGGCGCGGCACGAGCTCGGCGTGAACATCATCATCACGGACGACGACTGGTACGAGTATCTGAAACTCTTTGCCGCGTTTCTGCGGCAGGCGGGCTATGCGGGGATGCTAATTCTGATTGACGAGCTCGTGAACATCTACAAGATTCCGCACGCCGTCACGCGCCAGTACAACTATGAAAAGATTCTCACGATGTATAACGATGCAATGCAGGGGCGCGCGCAGTACCTCGGCATGATTCTCTGCGGCACGCCCGCGTGTATGGAGGACACGCGGCGTGGTGTATACAGCTATGAGGCGCTGCGCTCGCGGCTTGCGGAGGGACGGTTTGCGGGGGAGCACCGCGATCTGCTCTCGCCCGTGATACGGCTTGCGCCGCTCACGCATGAGGAGATGCTCGTGCTCATCGAAAAGCTCGCTGCCATCCATGCGGGGCTCTACGAGTACGAGCAGATTGTCACACAGGACGATCTTGCGGACTTCATCCGCATCGAGTTTGGACGCATTGGGGCGGACACGCATATCACGCCACGTGAGGTGATTCGTGACTTCATTCAGGTGCTCGACATCATCTATCAGAATCCCGCGCTGAAACTCGCCGATCTCCTCGGCTCGGACGATTTTGCCTACGCCGCGAACGAGGTGGAGGGCGCAGAGATCAGCGCTCAGTTTGTGGAGTTCGAACTATGA
- a CDS encoding SufB/SufD family protein yields the protein MAMQDVFSRIPMPTWRWLGVNDLPVPAGLADTRDEIRLSAAAGERVQHVVELRENGAQEIYVDVAEGAEASLTYIQFAPTDAPAASRIHANVARGGLFSCTLVEAGAAHTASELRVTLAGDEACADVWGLYFGDDTRKIDLNYVIRQEGWRTDANMQVRGALLGRSVKTFRGTLDFVQGARGSVGKEDEEVMILSPHARNRSVPLMLSHEGDVDGHHAVSIGRMDEEKLFYLMSRGLDDRAAQQLIVEASFEPVLARIESDELRAEIGSYLERRLLGGAQE from the coding sequence ATGGCAATGCAGGACGTATTCAGCCGTATCCCCATGCCGACATGGCGCTGGCTGGGGGTCAATGATCTCCCTGTGCCGGCAGGGCTTGCGGATACAAGAGATGAGATTCGGCTCTCTGCGGCGGCAGGAGAGCGCGTGCAGCACGTTGTGGAGCTGCGCGAAAACGGCGCGCAGGAGATCTATGTAGATGTTGCGGAGGGGGCGGAAGCCTCGCTCACGTATATCCAGTTCGCACCGACGGACGCACCTGCGGCGAGCCGCATTCATGCAAATGTGGCGCGCGGGGGGCTGTTCTCCTGTACGCTGGTCGAGGCGGGGGCGGCGCATACGGCGTCAGAGCTGCGCGTGACGCTCGCGGGCGATGAGGCGTGTGCGGATGTCTGGGGACTCTACTTTGGCGACGATACGCGCAAGATCGACCTTAACTATGTCATACGGCAGGAGGGGTGGCGCACGGATGCAAATATGCAGGTGCGCGGTGCGCTCCTGGGTCGCAGTGTCAAGACGTTCCGCGGCACGCTCGACTTCGTGCAGGGCGCGCGCGGCTCGGTCGGCAAGGAGGACGAGGAGGTCATGATCCTCTCGCCCCACGCGCGCAACCGCAGCGTGCCGCTCATGCTTTCGCACGAGGGCGATGTGGACGGACACCATGCGGTGAGCATCGGGCGGATGGATGAGGAGAAGCTCTTCTATCTGATGAGCAGGGGGCTTGACGATCGTGCGGCACAGCAGCTGATCGTCGAGGCGTCCTTTGAGCCGGTGCTGGCGCGCATCGAGAGTGATGAGCTGCGCGCGGAGATCGGCAGCTACCTTGAGAGGAGACTTTTGGGTGGAGCGCAGGAATAA
- a CDS encoding TerB N-terminal domain-containing protein — translation MAGKGKLGSVQRALRMIYRDERIPPPPEGQRPQPVPKLIGAMRSLVTTSRDYWQSRAELFLKQARLMADYEDDYAYHGVVNQYFPTYDSLSDAELRGYFTWRTAVRRGQIEKRGMSYASLYVYELLHLIGCADAQDAYEMLHDFCEAYCELDPQIGRYIAEWENEFIIYYGLNPDLIIVRGNGACRQQDDAVLTMLHRSEHTAEEVMAAVCVLSSYRLERSKLYRAHTDDVNVLALRVLDRVAEYYRKHRQVSAFADLIAVPQTIPVRLFASAVFQPSGTEQDRVYQMHPLRRYECTGGYWTLYSYERADGAAQRMGALLRGLDAALRAHYGIAEIQPPKLKQWQAKIIREEIDAFVAERRAVEARRVHLDFSQLARIRADADVTQERLVVEEEELSMPLLSPSQGKAAALPEILPPAAEAVAAPPEMLSAADGAAELTASELHLLRALLTDGDFAWVRAEGLILSVLVDGLNEKLYEDFADTVIEGDPPTVVPDYLDELTARYLHGSE, via the coding sequence ATGGCTGGAAAGGGCAAGTTGGGCTCGGTGCAGCGTGCACTCAGAATGATCTACCGCGATGAACGCATCCCGCCTCCGCCCGAAGGGCAGCGACCGCAGCCCGTACCGAAGCTGATAGGCGCGATGCGTTCTCTGGTGACGACCTCACGTGATTACTGGCAGTCGCGTGCAGAGCTGTTTCTAAAGCAGGCGCGCCTGATGGCGGACTACGAGGACGACTATGCCTATCACGGCGTCGTCAATCAGTACTTTCCGACCTATGACTCGCTCTCAGATGCGGAGCTGCGCGGCTACTTTACGTGGCGGACGGCGGTGCGGCGCGGGCAGATCGAAAAGCGGGGGATGTCCTACGCATCCCTCTATGTCTATGAGCTGCTGCATCTCATCGGCTGTGCGGACGCGCAGGATGCCTATGAGATGCTGCATGATTTCTGTGAGGCATATTGTGAGCTCGATCCGCAGATCGGGCGCTATATAGCGGAGTGGGAGAATGAGTTCATCATCTATTACGGGCTGAATCCCGATCTTATCATCGTGCGCGGAAACGGTGCGTGTCGGCAGCAAGACGATGCGGTACTCACGATGCTTCATCGTTCGGAGCACACCGCAGAGGAGGTTATGGCTGCTGTCTGCGTGCTCTCGTCCTATCGTCTCGAGCGTTCGAAGCTCTATCGCGCCCATACAGATGATGTGAATGTCCTCGCACTCCGTGTATTGGATCGCGTGGCAGAATACTACCGAAAGCATCGGCAGGTCAGTGCGTTTGCCGACCTGATTGCCGTGCCGCAGACAATTCCCGTGCGGCTCTTTGCGTCCGCCGTATTTCAGCCGTCCGGTACGGAGCAGGATCGCGTCTATCAGATGCATCCGCTGCGCCGTTATGAATGCACGGGCGGCTATTGGACACTGTACTCCTACGAGCGTGCAGACGGCGCGGCGCAGCGCATGGGTGCGCTTCTGCGCGGGCTGGATGCCGCTCTGCGTGCGCACTATGGAATCGCTGAGATTCAGCCGCCCAAGCTGAAGCAGTGGCAGGCGAAGATCATCCGTGAGGAGATTGACGCCTTTGTTGCGGAGCGGCGGGCGGTGGAGGCGCGGCGTGTGCATCTGGACTTTTCGCAGCTGGCGCGCATTCGTGCGGATGCGGATGTAACGCAGGAGCGCCTCGTTGTGGAGGAGGAAGAGCTGTCCATGCCTTTGCTTTCTCCGTCACAGGGGAAAGCCGCTGCGCTTCCGGAGATTTTGCCTCCTGCGGCAGAGGCGGTTGCTGCACCGCCCGAGATGTTGTCCGCGGCGGACGGGGCGGCAGAACTGACGGCATCCGAGCTGCATCTCCTGCGTGCTCTCCTGACGGATGGTGATTTCGCATGGGTGCGCGCGGAGGGGCTGATACTCTCCGTACTGGTCGACGGGCTGAACGAAAAACTGTACGAGGACTTTGCGGACACGGTGATCGAGGGCGATCCGCCCACCGTTGTCCCTGACTATCTGGATGAATTGACAGCGAGGTACCTGCATGGCAGCGAATGA
- a CDS encoding ABC transporter substrate binding protein, with amino-acid sequence MRMKKLAKCIALGIAALGILASAGCGQQDAKGEKTYKVGIVQLVEHSALDDANRGFVDGLKARGYEEGKNLTIDRQNAQADQSNLQNIVQRFISDKVDLICAIATPAVQSAANATKDIPIVGTAVTDYVSAKVVKSNEAPGGNVTGTSDLTPIADQIDLLMKLYPNAKTIGTIYSSSEINSEIQVKAMTEYAQSKGLNVRVATISTVNDIQQAAQSIVDEVDVFYEPTDNVIASAMPTLTSVTDPAGKGVICAFAGGVTAGGLATKGIDYYKLGVQTGDMAADILEGKAKPADMKIETARDLTVVINKKNAEKIGLTIPADVLNGATIVP; translated from the coding sequence ATGCGGATGAAAAAACTCGCAAAATGTATTGCGCTTGGCATCGCCGCCCTTGGGATTCTGGCGTCGGCAGGCTGCGGACAGCAGGACGCGAAGGGCGAAAAGACATATAAAGTGGGCATTGTTCAGCTCGTGGAGCACAGCGCACTCGACGATGCGAACCGTGGGTTCGTGGACGGGCTCAAGGCGCGCGGCTACGAGGAGGGCAAGAATCTCACGATTGACCGCCAGAATGCACAGGCGGATCAGTCAAACCTCCAGAACATTGTACAGCGCTTTATCAGTGACAAGGTGGATCTGATCTGCGCGATTGCGACCCCTGCGGTGCAGTCGGCGGCGAATGCGACGAAGGATATTCCCATTGTCGGCACTGCCGTGACGGATTATGTGAGCGCAAAGGTGGTGAAGTCGAACGAGGCACCGGGCGGCAACGTCACGGGAACGAGTGATCTCACACCGATTGCCGATCAGATTGATCTCCTGATGAAGCTCTATCCGAATGCAAAGACGATCGGCACGATCTACTCGTCGAGCGAGATCAACTCCGAGATTCAGGTCAAGGCGATGACCGAATACGCCCAGTCCAAGGGGCTGAATGTGCGTGTTGCAACAATCTCGACGGTCAACGACATCCAGCAGGCGGCACAGAGCATTGTCGACGAGGTGGATGTGTTCTATGAGCCGACGGACAATGTAATTGCCTCGGCGATGCCGACGCTCACGAGTGTCACTGATCCCGCAGGAAAAGGTGTGATTTGCGCTTTTGCCGGTGGGGTTACCGCCGGCGGGCTTGCAACCAAGGGGATTGACTACTACAAGCTTGGCGTTCAGACGGGCGATATGGCTGCTGATATTCTCGAGGGCAAGGCGAAGCCGGCAGATATGAAGATCGAGACGGCGCGCGATCTCACGGTGGTTATCAACAAGAAGAATGCGGAGAAGATTGGTCTCACGATTCCGGCAGATGTGCTGAATGGTGCGACGATTGTGCCGTAA
- the sufU gene encoding Fe-S cluster assembly sulfur transfer protein SufU: MATEGTALGDLYTEVIGEHSRAPENKGALESATVRERGHNPSCGDEITLELEIADGVIKDGAFTGVGCAISQASTDIMIDLMRGKTVEEAHRLAQLFTAMIKREVTDDAVLEELDEAVALKNISNMPARVKCAVLAWHTLEDVLKTGQMS; encoded by the coding sequence ATGGCGACTGAGGGAACGGCGCTCGGCGATCTCTATACGGAGGTCATCGGCGAGCACAGCCGCGCGCCCGAGAACAAGGGGGCGCTCGAGTCGGCGACCGTGCGCGAGCGCGGGCACAATCCGAGCTGCGGCGATGAGATCACCCTCGAGCTCGAGATCGCGGACGGTGTCATCAAAGACGGTGCCTTTACGGGCGTTGGCTGCGCGATCTCGCAGGCGAGCACGGACATCATGATCGACCTCATGCGCGGCAAGACGGTCGAGGAGGCGCACCGGCTTGCGCAGCTCTTCACCGCGATGATCAAGCGCGAGGTGACGGACGATGCCGTGCTCGAGGAGCTCGATGAGGCGGTGGCGCTCAAGAACATCTCGAATATGCCCGCGCGCGTGAAATGCGCGGTGCTGGCGTGGCACACGCTCGAAGATGTACTGAAAACAGGACAAATGTCATAA
- a CDS encoding ABC transporter substrate-binding protein, protein MRMTTAMKAIALGIAVLGLGVTAGCGGDQQASGEKSYKIGIVQLVEHNALDAANRGFVDGLKARGYEEGKNLTIDRQNAQADQSNLQNIAQRFVSDKVDLICAIATPAAQSVANATKDIPIVGTAITDYVNAKLAQTNEKPGANITGTSDLNPIKEQIDLLIKLYPNAKTIGTIYSSSEVNSEIQIKAMTEYATSKGLKVRAATVSTVNDIPQAAQSLVNDVDVFYEPTDNVISSSIPTLVGVTDAAGKAVICAEPFMVTGGCLATYGIDYYKLGVQTGDMAADILEGKKKPADMPIQTARDLTLVISKGNAAKLGLTIPEDVLKDATLVD, encoded by the coding sequence ATGCGGATGACAACGGCAATGAAAGCCATCGCTCTCGGCATTGCGGTGCTCGGCCTCGGCGTGACGGCGGGCTGCGGCGGCGATCAGCAGGCAAGTGGTGAGAAGTCGTATAAGATCGGCATTGTCCAGCTGGTCGAGCACAATGCTCTCGATGCGGCGAATCGTGGGTTCGTGGATGGACTCAAGGCGCGCGGCTACGAGGAGGGCAAGAATCTCACGATTGACCGTCAGAATGCACAGGCGGATCAGTCGAATCTCCAGAATATCGCCCAGCGCTTTGTCAGCGACAAGGTGGATCTCATCTGCGCGATTGCGACCCCTGCGGCGCAGTCTGTTGCAAATGCGACGAAGGACATCCCCATTGTCGGCACGGCGATCACGGACTATGTGAACGCAAAGCTTGCGCAGACGAATGAGAAGCCGGGCGCGAACATCACGGGGACGAGCGATCTCAACCCAATCAAGGAACAGATCGATCTACTCATCAAGCTCTATCCGAATGCGAAGACAATCGGCACGATCTACTCCTCGAGTGAGGTCAACTCCGAGATCCAGATCAAGGCGATGACGGAGTACGCCACATCGAAGGGACTCAAAGTGCGTGCGGCGACGGTCTCGACCGTCAACGACATCCCACAGGCGGCACAGAGTCTTGTCAATGATGTGGATGTGTTCTATGAGCCGACGGACAATGTCATTTCCTCCTCCATCCCGACGCTTGTCGGTGTGACGGATGCGGCGGGCAAGGCGGTCATCTGCGCCGAGCCATTCATGGTAACGGGCGGCTGTCTCGCGACCTATGGCATCGACTACTACAAGCTCGGCGTTCAGACGGGCGATATGGCGGCGGACATCCTCGAGGGGAAGAAGAAGCCTGCCGATATGCCGATCCAGACGGCACGCGACCTCACGCTCGTCATCAGCAAGGGCAATGCGGCGAAGCTGGGGCTGACGATTCCGGAGGATGTGCTGAAGGACGCCACGCTGGTGGACTGA
- a CDS encoding cysteine desulfurase: MERRNNEYLQDFPILQTKMNGRPIVYLDNGATTQKPEAVIKAVADYCTYCNANPHRGAYELSVKATDIYETARIRTQQFIGAARPEEIIFTKNATEALNLVAYSYGRANIREGDEIVITISEHHSNIVPWQFVAKARGAVLKYIYLEEDGNLSAADIASKITEKTKIVAVTHVSNVLGLVNDVRAIADRAHAVGAVIIVDGSQSVPHIAVDVQAMDADFFAFSGHKMLSPMGIGVLYGKYDILDAMPPFLFGGDMIEYVGEQETTYAELPAKFEAGTQNVSGASGLIAAIDYLEKVGFDRIEAIERDLISYALPKLRELPFVELYGCDSKRDNKTGIITFNVKDIHPHDVASILDSYGVAIRAGHHCAQPLMRYLGQNATCRASFYLYNTHEDVDQFIDALKKVRGVLGYGD, encoded by the coding sequence GTGGAGCGCAGGAATAACGAGTATTTGCAGGATTTCCCGATCCTGCAGACGAAGATGAACGGTCGTCCCATTGTCTATCTCGACAACGGTGCGACGACGCAGAAGCCGGAGGCGGTCATCAAGGCGGTCGCCGACTACTGCACCTACTGCAACGCGAATCCGCACCGCGGGGCATATGAGCTCTCGGTGAAGGCGACGGATATCTACGAGACGGCGCGCATACGCACGCAGCAGTTCATCGGGGCGGCGCGGCCGGAGGAGATCATCTTTACGAAGAATGCGACGGAGGCACTGAACCTCGTTGCATACAGCTACGGGCGTGCGAATATCCGCGAGGGCGATGAGATCGTCATCACGATCTCGGAGCATCACAGCAATATTGTGCCGTGGCAGTTCGTTGCAAAGGCGCGCGGCGCGGTGCTGAAATACATCTATCTCGAGGAGGATGGGAACCTCTCGGCGGCAGACATTGCGTCCAAGATTACGGAAAAGACGAAGATCGTCGCCGTGACGCACGTCTCCAACGTGCTCGGCCTGGTGAACGATGTGCGCGCGATTGCCGACCGCGCTCATGCGGTCGGGGCGGTCATCATCGTGGACGGCTCGCAGAGTGTGCCGCATATCGCGGTGGACGTGCAGGCGATGGATGCGGACTTCTTTGCATTCTCGGGGCATAAGATGCTCTCTCCAATGGGGATCGGCGTGCTCTATGGCAAGTACGATATCCTTGACGCGATGCCGCCGTTCCTCTTCGGCGGAGATATGATCGAGTACGTGGGCGAGCAGGAGACGACCTATGCGGAGCTGCCCGCGAAGTTCGAGGCGGGGACGCAGAATGTCAGCGGCGCCTCGGGGCTGATTGCGGCGATTGACTACCTCGAGAAGGTGGGATTTGATCGCATTGAGGCGATCGAGCGCGACCTCATTTCCTACGCGCTGCCGAAGCTGCGGGAACTGCCCTTTGTGGAGCTCTACGGCTGCGACAGTAAGCGCGACAATAAGACGGGGATCATCACGTTCAACGTGAAGGACATTCACCCGCATGACGTGGCGTCGATTCTCGACAGCTACGGCGTTGCGATCCGTGCAGGGCATCACTGCGCGCAGCCGCTCATGCGCTATCTCGGGCAGAATGCGACCTGTCGCGCGAGCTTCTATCTCTACAATACGCATGAGGATGTCGATCAATTCATCGATGCGCTGAAAAAGGTGCGGGGGGTGCTCGGCTATGGCGACTGA
- the sufB gene encoding Fe-S cluster assembly protein SufB yields the protein MEDFVPKKKTQVADIERTIYDITNEDRSAYKSQSGLTEEIIRDISARKNDPQWMLDFRLKSLEVYHATPMPAWGPDLSPLNMDEIVTYVRPDAKMVGDWNEVPEDIKDTFDRLGIPEAEKTSLAGVGAQYDSEVVYHSIQESLVEQGVVYTDMETALQEYGDIVQQYFMTLVPPKAHKFAALHGAVWSGGSFVYVPEGVKVDIPLQSYFRLNAAGAGQFEHTLIIVEKGASLHFIEGCSAPKYNVTNLHAGCVELFVKEGARLRYSTIENWSRNMMNLNTKRVKVEKDGAVEWVSGSFGSHVSMLYPTSILHGENATCEFTGITFASKGQELDTGATVIFDAPNTSANISTRSISKSGGVAIYRSGVKVTPRAVGAKCSVNCESLMLDSESRSDTLPVMDVACDAVDIGHEAKIGRISDEAIFYLMSRGIDEEEARAMIVRGFVEPIAKELPLEYAVEMNNLVNIELEGTMG from the coding sequence ATGGAGGATTTCGTACCAAAGAAAAAAACGCAGGTCGCCGACATTGAGCGGACGATCTACGATATTACGAATGAGGATCGCTCGGCGTATAAGTCGCAGTCGGGACTGACCGAGGAGATCATCCGCGACATTTCGGCGCGCAAGAATGATCCGCAGTGGATGCTGGACTTTCGTCTGAAGTCGCTCGAGGTCTACCACGCGACGCCCATGCCCGCATGGGGACCCGATCTCTCCCCGCTCAATATGGATGAGATTGTGACCTATGTGCGCCCCGATGCGAAGATGGTCGGGGACTGGAATGAGGTACCCGAGGACATCAAGGACACATTCGACCGTCTGGGCATCCCCGAGGCGGAGAAAACCTCGCTCGCAGGTGTTGGTGCACAGTACGACTCCGAGGTGGTCTATCACTCGATTCAGGAGTCGCTCGTGGAGCAGGGCGTTGTCTACACGGATATGGAGACGGCGCTGCAGGAGTACGGCGACATCGTTCAGCAGTATTTCATGACGCTCGTGCCGCCGAAGGCGCATAAGTTCGCCGCGCTGCACGGTGCGGTCTGGTCGGGCGGCTCGTTTGTCTATGTGCCCGAGGGCGTGAAGGTGGACATCCCGCTTCAGTCCTATTTCCGTCTCAATGCGGCGGGCGCAGGGCAGTTCGAGCACACACTCATCATTGTCGAGAAGGGCGCGAGCCTGCATTTCATCGAGGGATGCTCCGCGCCGAAGTACAATGTGACGAATCTCCACGCGGGCTGCGTCGAGCTGTTCGTCAAGGAGGGGGCGCGTCTGCGCTACTCGACGATCGAGAACTGGTCGCGCAATATGATGAACCTCAATACGAAGCGCGTGAAGGTGGAGAAGGACGGCGCGGTGGAATGGGTCTCCGGCTCGTTCGGCTCGCATGTGTCCATGCTCTACCCGACGAGCATTCTCCACGGGGAGAATGCGACCTGCGAGTTTACGGGCATTACGTTCGCCTCGAAGGGGCAGGAGCTGGACACGGGTGCGACGGTGATCTTCGATGCGCCGAATACGTCGGCGAATATCAGCACGCGCTCGATCTCGAAGTCAGGCGGTGTTGCAATCTACCGCAGCGGGGTCAAGGTGACGCCGCGCGCGGTCGGGGCGAAGTGCTCGGTCAACTGCGAGTCCCTGATGCTGGACTCGGAGTCCCGCAGCGATACGCTGCCGGTGATGGATGTCGCGTGTGACGCGGTGGACATCGGACACGAGGCGAAGATCGGCCGCATCAGTGACGAGGCGATCTTCTATCTGATGAGCCGCGGCATCGACGAGGAGGAGGCGCGCGCGATGATTGTGCGCGGCTTCGTCGAGCCGATTGCAAAGGAACTGCCGCTCGAGTATGCGGTGGAGATGAATAATTTGGTCAATATCGAGTTGGAAGGAACAATGGGGTGA